A single window of Toxotes jaculatrix isolate fToxJac2 chromosome 4, fToxJac2.pri, whole genome shotgun sequence DNA harbors:
- the pgap4 gene encoding transmembrane protein 246 encodes MPRWKAFFSQYLRWSSTVTQALVLSVITFCVILPLCCHQLLYSYFFIKSMYLDSMSEEVLRERLDRGQDALRFWQSASVTATGSERFSDIAQHPELLVTVVTANRNEGRDFHYLLQVMRQLSGIVGGCGDRRCAEVLVCDVESGPQENHDAKLLEAHFRVIRRSPQEQQVNRERINTFEREKRDYVFCLHKGWELVKPRNVVVLEDDALPREDFFSVVKDLLSRRFALQTLYVKLYHPERLQRYWNPEPYRILEWVGLGLVGATALLLTFPYWNPCSFSFTLSAGHLLFFTLYFMAAAELLGRHYLLEARRLSPQFYAVSPATECCTPAMLYPGNASLRVAKYLDGSFCVKGNAKDIVLYHMARTVPGERAHSVEPNLITHIGSYSSVRANPSRPKLL; translated from the coding sequence ATGCCTCGATGGAAAGCGTTCTTCAGTCAGTACCTGCGATGGTCCAGCACTGTCACTCAAGCCCTTGTCCTGTCCGTCATCACGTTCTGCGTCattcttcctctgtgctgccatcagctgctttACTCTTACTTTTTCATCAAGTCCATGTACCTCGACTCCATGAGCGAGGAGGTCCTGCGGGAACGTCTCGACCGAGGTCAGGATGCCCTGCGCTTCTGGCAGAGCGCTTCCGTCACAGCGACGGGGTCTGAGAGATTCAGCGACATCGCCCAGCATCCCGAGCTGCTGGTTACCGTGGTCACGGCGAACCGGAACGAGGGCCGGGACTTTCACTACCTGCTCCAGGTGATGCGGCAGCTGAGTGGCATTGTGGGAGGCTGCGGGGACCGGCGGTGTGCCGAGGTGCTGGTCTGCGATGTGGAAAGCGGTCCCCAGGAAAACCACGACGCCAAACTGCTGGAGGCCCACTTCAGGGTGATCCGACGTTCCCCTCAGGAGCAGCAGGTGAACCGGGAGCGAATCAACACCTtcgagagggagaagagggattACGTCTTTTGTCTCCACAAGGGCTGGGAGCTGGTGAAGCCCAGAAACGTGGTTGTCCTGGAGGATGATGCTTTGCCGAGGGAAGACTTTTTCTCAGTTGTGAAAGACCTTCTGTCACGTCGCTTTGCCCTCCAGACTCTTTATGTCAAGCTGTATCACCCTGAAAGGCTGCAGCGCTACTGGAACCCAGAGCCATACCGCATCCTGGAGTGGGTGGGGCTGGGGCTGGTCGGAGCGACggccctcctcctcacctttcCTTACTGGAACCcctgctctttctccttcacGCTCTCGGCCGgccacctcctcttcttcaccctCTACTTCATGGCTGCCGCGGAGCTGCTGGGGCGGCACTACCTTCTGGAGGCACGGAGACTTTCCCCGCAGTTCTACGCCGTCTCCCCGGCCACCGAGTGCTGCACCCCAGCCATGCTGTACCCCGGCAACGCCTCTCTCAGGGTGGCCAAGTATCTGGACGGCTCTTTCTGCGTCAAGGGCAATGCCAAAGACATTGTTCTGTATCACATGGCGAGGACGGTCCCAGGGGAAAGAGCTCACAGCGTGGAGCCCAACCTCATCACCCACATCGGGTCCTACTCCTCAGTCAGGGCCAACCCATCCAGGCCCAAACTCCTCTGA
- the tpcn3 gene encoding two pore segment channel 3 isoform X1 gives MSEPEKKSENIPDESAGKGTEIPNGGNPAKNEEDFNLASIYVSDAQYNRNIYFDTSPQAVRLYLLYNHWLLKVLLYFFILVNLSLAIFEEPAVVPLPTWATMLVELVCVLVFAARLVHYAKVIPRDKFWKDPKNICIIVILALTLVDMIIYGALKAANCYALRWSRVLRPLLLVNVTEGRQLRRAFRSIRNALPQIFYVFLLFMFSVLMFSLMALKLLGKRRLKTISGTPYFTNYLEIVFDLYVLVTTANSPDVMMPAYNASSVFAIFFIVYILINTYIFMSVFLAVVYNNYKKYLKEEVRQLVRAKRHKMVRAFAVLQEQREEGGEPVVTQANWNQVVRRVQPGISNAHRELLWSVCDDKNQGSIGKVAFVQLADLLNIEVITLKSRPHPFHSLCPALYQSAPSRLICRLVQHQAFVIVYDFIILVNAVFIGLDEKNPMIANSEWVFLALYLLEILLKLYVFEPRAFFSRHSFWNCLSTAQIISTRFDTIIVVSALIATIVNSAMKSLGGYTSREILDIVFILRVLRLIRVVDSIKRFRTIINTLIRIGPAILTFGQLIIVVYYIFAMVGMELFKNRVKFYGADSSDPAKAYCGNPLLNGTDFAQLDYCKNNFNNVVSSFILLMELTVVNQWHVLSSGFTAVTHMSARIFFVLFHILVVIVIINIFVAFVLEAFFVEYSVDKSDLQTSLEKKIEELELAVEQEKLEDNLVNAMETIDNDLGTGETPASNKPALMFKIASKRYRTVDALLQRMFEADLDPEDFAENDDPEAQTNGNFANPTFSSA, from the exons ATGTCTGAGCCAGAGAAGAAGAGCGAAAACATTCCTGACGAGTCCGCAGGAAAAGGGACGGAAATTCCAAACGGAGGGAATCCTGCAAAAAACGAGGAG gaTTTCAACCTGGCTTCTATCTACGTGTCGGACGCTCAGTACAACAGAAACATCTACTTTGACACGTCGCCTCAGGCTGTGAG actgtATCTGCTCTACAACCACTGGCTCCTTAAGGTGCTCCTCTACTTCTTCATCCTGGTCAATCTGTCTCTGGCCATCTTCGAGGAGCCGGCCGTCGTCCCTCTGCCGACATGG GCCACCATGCTGGTCGAGCTGGTCTGTGTCCTGGTCTTCGCCGCACGACTGGTTCACTACGCCAAGGTGATTCCTCGAGACAAGTTCTGGAAGGACCCCAAAAACATCTGCATCATCGTCATCCTTGCG CTCACGCTGGTTGATATGATCATCTATGGAGCTCTGAAAGCTGCAAACTGTTACGCCCTCCGCTGGTCCAGAGTCCTGCGCCCGCTCCTACTGGTCAACGTCACGGAGGGACGGCAG ctcCGCCGAGCGTTCAGAAGCATCCGGAACGCTCTGCCTCAGATCTTCTACGTCTTCCTGCTCTTCATGTTCAGCGTCCTCATGTTTTCGCTCATGGCTCTGAAACTGTTGGGCAAACG acgTCTGAAGACCATCAGCGGAACTCCGTACTTCACCAACTACCTGGAGATCGTCTTTGATCTGTACGTCCTCGTCACCACGGCCAACAGCCCCGACGTCAT GATGCCGGCGTACAACGCCAGCTCCGTCTTCGCCATCTTCTTCATCGTGTACATCCTCATCAACACCTACATCTTCATGTCCGTCTTCTTGGCCGTCGTctacaacaactacaaaaagTACCTGAAG GAGGAGGTACGGCAGCTGGTGAGGGCCAAAAGGCACAAGATGGTGCGGGCGTTCGCCGTTctgcaggagcagagggaggaggggggggagcCGGTGGTGACCCAGGCTAACTGGAACCAGGTGGTCCGACGGGTCCAGCCCGGCATCAGTAACGcccacagagagctgctgtggaGCGTCTGCGACGACAAGAACCAGGGGTCCATCG GTAAAGTGGCGTTCGTCCAGCTTGCCGACCTCCTGAATATCGAGGTGATCACTCTGAAGTCAAGACCACACCCATTCCACAGTTTATGCCCCGCCCTCTACCAGTCGGCCCCGAGCCGCCTGATCTGCAGACTGGTCCAACACCA GGCCTTTGTCATCGTGTACGACTTCATCATCCTGGTGAACGCCGTCTTCATCGGTCTGGACGAGAAGAATCCGATGATCGCAAACTCTGAGTGGGTTTTTCTGGCTCTCTACCTGCTGGAGATCCTGCTGAAGCTCTACGTGTTCGAGCCCAGAGCGTTCTTCTCCAGACACAGCTTCTGGAACTG CTTATCTACAGCCCAGATTATAAGCACGAG gttCGACACCATCATCGTGGTCTCTGCTCTCATCGCTACAATCGTCAACTCCGCCATGAAATCAT TGGGGGGTTACACCAGCCGGGAGATCCTGGATATTGTCTTCATCCTGCGAGTCCTCAGGCTGATCCGGGTGGTGGACAGCATCAAAAG GTTCCGTACAATCATCAACACCTTGATCAGGATTGGACCAGCGATCCTCACATTTGGACAGCTCATCATT GTGGTGTACTACATCTTTGCCATGGTGGGGATGGAGCTGTTCAAAAACAGGGTGAAGTTTTATGGGGCGGACTCCAGCGACCCGGCGAAGGCGTACTGCGGAAACCCTCTGCTGAACGGAACGGACTTCGCACAGCTCGACTACTGCAAGAACAACTTCAACAACGTGGTGTCCTCCTTCATCCTGCTGATGGAGCTCACTGTGGTCAACCAGTGGCACG TGCTCAGCAGCGGCTTCACCGCCGTCACCCACATGTCAGCCAGGATCTTCTTCGTCCTCTTCCACATCTTGGTCGTCATCGTCATCATTAA TATCTTCGTGGCGTTCGTCCTCGAGGCGTTCTTCGTGGAGTACTCTGTGGACAAGAGCGACCTGCAGACGTCTCTGGAGAAGAAGATCGAGGAACTGGAGCTGGCTGTGGAGCA GGAGAAGTTGGAGGATAACCTGGTGAACGCTATGGAAACCATTGACAACGACCTGGGAACTGGCGAAACGCCAGCGTCAAACAAACCTGCCCTGATGTTTAAAATCGCTTCAAAGA GATATCGGACGGTGGACGCCTTGTTGCAGCGGATGTTCGAGGCCGATCTCGACCCCGAGGACTTTGCCGAGAACGATGATCCTGAAGCTCAGACCAACGGGAACTTTGCGAACCCGACGTTCAGCTCTGCATAG
- the tpcn3 gene encoding two pore segment channel 3 isoform X2: MSEPEKKSENIPDESAGKGTEIPNGGNPAKNEEDFNLASIYVSDAQYNRNIYFDTSPQAVRLYLLYNHWLLKVLLYFFILVNLSLAIFEEPAVVPLPTWATMLVELVCVLVFAARLVHYAKVIPRDKFWKDPKNICIIVILALTLVDMIIYGALKAANCYALRWSRVLRPLLLVNVTEGRQLRRAFRSIRNALPQIFYVFLLFMFSVLMFSLMALKLLGKRRLKTISGTPYFTNYLEIVFDLYVLVTTANSPDVMMPAYNASSVFAIFFIVYILINTYIFMSVFLAVVYNNYKKYLKEEVRQLVRAKRHKMVRAFAVLQEQREEGGEPVVTQANWNQVVRRVQPGISNAHRELLWSVCDDKNQGSIGKVAFVQLADLLNIEVITLKSRPHPFHSLCPALYQSAPSRLICRLVQHQAFVIVYDFIILVNAVFIGLDEKNPMIANSEWVFLALYLLEILLKLYVFEPRAFFSRHSFWNWFDTIIVVSALIATIVNSAMKSLGGYTSREILDIVFILRVLRLIRVVDSIKRFRTIINTLIRIGPAILTFGQLIIVVYYIFAMVGMELFKNRVKFYGADSSDPAKAYCGNPLLNGTDFAQLDYCKNNFNNVVSSFILLMELTVVNQWHVLSSGFTAVTHMSARIFFVLFHILVVIVIINIFVAFVLEAFFVEYSVDKSDLQTSLEKKIEELELAVEQEKLEDNLVNAMETIDNDLGTGETPASNKPALMFKIASKRYRTVDALLQRMFEADLDPEDFAENDDPEAQTNGNFANPTFSSA, from the exons ATGTCTGAGCCAGAGAAGAAGAGCGAAAACATTCCTGACGAGTCCGCAGGAAAAGGGACGGAAATTCCAAACGGAGGGAATCCTGCAAAAAACGAGGAG gaTTTCAACCTGGCTTCTATCTACGTGTCGGACGCTCAGTACAACAGAAACATCTACTTTGACACGTCGCCTCAGGCTGTGAG actgtATCTGCTCTACAACCACTGGCTCCTTAAGGTGCTCCTCTACTTCTTCATCCTGGTCAATCTGTCTCTGGCCATCTTCGAGGAGCCGGCCGTCGTCCCTCTGCCGACATGG GCCACCATGCTGGTCGAGCTGGTCTGTGTCCTGGTCTTCGCCGCACGACTGGTTCACTACGCCAAGGTGATTCCTCGAGACAAGTTCTGGAAGGACCCCAAAAACATCTGCATCATCGTCATCCTTGCG CTCACGCTGGTTGATATGATCATCTATGGAGCTCTGAAAGCTGCAAACTGTTACGCCCTCCGCTGGTCCAGAGTCCTGCGCCCGCTCCTACTGGTCAACGTCACGGAGGGACGGCAG ctcCGCCGAGCGTTCAGAAGCATCCGGAACGCTCTGCCTCAGATCTTCTACGTCTTCCTGCTCTTCATGTTCAGCGTCCTCATGTTTTCGCTCATGGCTCTGAAACTGTTGGGCAAACG acgTCTGAAGACCATCAGCGGAACTCCGTACTTCACCAACTACCTGGAGATCGTCTTTGATCTGTACGTCCTCGTCACCACGGCCAACAGCCCCGACGTCAT GATGCCGGCGTACAACGCCAGCTCCGTCTTCGCCATCTTCTTCATCGTGTACATCCTCATCAACACCTACATCTTCATGTCCGTCTTCTTGGCCGTCGTctacaacaactacaaaaagTACCTGAAG GAGGAGGTACGGCAGCTGGTGAGGGCCAAAAGGCACAAGATGGTGCGGGCGTTCGCCGTTctgcaggagcagagggaggaggggggggagcCGGTGGTGACCCAGGCTAACTGGAACCAGGTGGTCCGACGGGTCCAGCCCGGCATCAGTAACGcccacagagagctgctgtggaGCGTCTGCGACGACAAGAACCAGGGGTCCATCG GTAAAGTGGCGTTCGTCCAGCTTGCCGACCTCCTGAATATCGAGGTGATCACTCTGAAGTCAAGACCACACCCATTCCACAGTTTATGCCCCGCCCTCTACCAGTCGGCCCCGAGCCGCCTGATCTGCAGACTGGTCCAACACCA GGCCTTTGTCATCGTGTACGACTTCATCATCCTGGTGAACGCCGTCTTCATCGGTCTGGACGAGAAGAATCCGATGATCGCAAACTCTGAGTGGGTTTTTCTGGCTCTCTACCTGCTGGAGATCCTGCTGAAGCTCTACGTGTTCGAGCCCAGAGCGTTCTTCTCCAGACACAGCTTCTGGAACTG gttCGACACCATCATCGTGGTCTCTGCTCTCATCGCTACAATCGTCAACTCCGCCATGAAATCAT TGGGGGGTTACACCAGCCGGGAGATCCTGGATATTGTCTTCATCCTGCGAGTCCTCAGGCTGATCCGGGTGGTGGACAGCATCAAAAG GTTCCGTACAATCATCAACACCTTGATCAGGATTGGACCAGCGATCCTCACATTTGGACAGCTCATCATT GTGGTGTACTACATCTTTGCCATGGTGGGGATGGAGCTGTTCAAAAACAGGGTGAAGTTTTATGGGGCGGACTCCAGCGACCCGGCGAAGGCGTACTGCGGAAACCCTCTGCTGAACGGAACGGACTTCGCACAGCTCGACTACTGCAAGAACAACTTCAACAACGTGGTGTCCTCCTTCATCCTGCTGATGGAGCTCACTGTGGTCAACCAGTGGCACG TGCTCAGCAGCGGCTTCACCGCCGTCACCCACATGTCAGCCAGGATCTTCTTCGTCCTCTTCCACATCTTGGTCGTCATCGTCATCATTAA TATCTTCGTGGCGTTCGTCCTCGAGGCGTTCTTCGTGGAGTACTCTGTGGACAAGAGCGACCTGCAGACGTCTCTGGAGAAGAAGATCGAGGAACTGGAGCTGGCTGTGGAGCA GGAGAAGTTGGAGGATAACCTGGTGAACGCTATGGAAACCATTGACAACGACCTGGGAACTGGCGAAACGCCAGCGTCAAACAAACCTGCCCTGATGTTTAAAATCGCTTCAAAGA GATATCGGACGGTGGACGCCTTGTTGCAGCGGATGTTCGAGGCCGATCTCGACCCCGAGGACTTTGCCGAGAACGATGATCCTGAAGCTCAGACCAACGGGAACTTTGCGAACCCGACGTTCAGCTCTGCATAG